A single region of the Brachypodium distachyon strain Bd21 chromosome 3, Brachypodium_distachyon_v3.0, whole genome shotgun sequence genome encodes:
- the LOC112271597 gene encoding uncharacterized protein LOC112271597, translated as MAVVPFMMKFDEKLLVCEGLVHHTSAQLPDGLHAEEQGVGAEDAAGVEASDDDVVVAEFLLQLVEVGDEGGVVLLQVRVKAQGVQLSPSLALRQQLQGSAVGALHDMTLPLSPGNG; from the coding sequence ATGGCGGTAGTGCCCTTCATGATGAAATTCGATGAGAAACTTCTTGTCTGCGAGGGCCTTGTACATCATACCTCCGCGCAGTTGCCAGATGGTCTTCATGCGGAGGAACAGGGAGTAGGCGCTGAAGACGCCGCTGGTGTTGAAGCGAGCGATGACGATGTAGTTGTCGCTGAGTTCCTTCTTCAGCTCGTCGAAGTCGGCGATGAAGGTGGTGTCGTCCTCCTCCAGGTGCGTGTCAAGGCGCAGGGGGTCCAGCTGTCCCCCAGCCTCGCGCTCCGCCAGCAGCTGCAGGGCTCTGCTGTTGGAGCCCTCCACGACATGACTCTTCCCCTTTCTCCTGGAAATGGTTAA